The following proteins are co-located in the Elusimicrobiaceae bacterium genome:
- a CDS encoding recombinase family protein: MDNRTWYYGRVSSSGQNLARQISQFKALGAGERDIITDKASGKDFNRDGYKAMRDQLLRSGDTLVVTSIDRLGRNKEMIKTELQYFKDHGIRLKVLDIPTTMMDLPEGQEWIADMVTNILLEVLSSFAEHERLTIKKRQQEGIAAAKVDGVKFGRPTISRPDNFDSVVADWRSGKITAVQAYTSLNLRKGTFYKMVKEG, from the coding sequence ATGGATAATAGAACTTGGTACTATGGACGGGTGAGCAGCAGCGGGCAGAACTTAGCCAGGCAGATATCACAGTTTAAAGCACTTGGAGCGGGTGAGCGGGATATCATCACGGACAAGGCAAGCGGGAAAGACTTCAATAGAGACGGCTACAAGGCAATGCGTGATCAACTGTTAAGGTCTGGTGATACTCTGGTAGTAACAAGTATTGACCGTCTTGGAAGAAATAAAGAGATGATCAAGACAGAGCTGCAATACTTCAAGGATCACGGCATCCGGTTAAAGGTTCTGGATATACCTACAACAATGATGGATCTTCCAGAAGGTCAAGAGTGGATTGCTGATATGGTTACTAATATTCTTCTGGAAGTCTTATCAAGCTTTGCAGAGCATGAGCGGTTGACAATTAAGAAGAGACAGCAAGAGGGCATTGCAGCAGCAAAGGTTGACGGGGTTAAGTTTGGACGTCCTACCATCAGCAGACCGGATAATTTTGATAGCGTGGTAGCTGATTGGAGATCTGGAAAGATCACAGCAGTACAGGCATATACAAGCTTGAATCTTAGAAAAGGGACATTTTACAAGATGGTCAAGGAAGGTTGA